From Cyclopterus lumpus isolate fCycLum1 chromosome 4, fCycLum1.pri, whole genome shotgun sequence, a single genomic window includes:
- the LOC117729635 gene encoding ferric-chelate reductase 1-like, with amino-acid sequence MGLWILIGLNIITKVSGYSNGIFPMVCESMFPDHKTASASPFLPQNTTAPFDIIPEPGNEGDNITVFLKSTSLTPFRGFMLEARETINGNEIGNLTVGRFTTLESFPARLLTCKDSAGAAVSQRNNQMKTMSQVIWTPPSKPVAITFRATFIETFETFWINVEKNLVLPITPVRLPSTGIAMTLLDMFLVVLNMGLPNIFDSVRPGPLSRCLSKVSRICCTLLCTAVEIAALVLFVVSHPIQVLLVALVCVVMVINFIQLVVVFLPFGANNELKEIRGHAVNGCSVVHLMFTIGVIFVGIVKIVVCGKNGADSWLLLTMITFTVWAFLFVIWVFVTNTQRNAILGRRKIESPENSQSWREESKEKNLCGWILAAVSIIFIVGSLCFTVAIIVGLVGCQKEAGA; translated from the exons atGGGGTTGTGGATTCTGATTGGCCTTAACATCATCACAAAGGTGTCTGGGTATTCAAATGGTATCTTCCCAATGGTGTGTGAATCAATGTTTCCTGACCACAAAACAGCAAGTGCGTCACCTTTTCTCCCTCAGAACACTACAGCGCCCTTTGATATTATTCCTGAACCCGGGAATGAGGGAGACAATATTACAG TTTTTCTCAAGAGCACGTCACTCACACCGTTTCGTGGGTTTATGTTGGAGGCTCGAGAGACAATAAACGGAAATGAAATCGGAAACCTTACTGTTGGAAGATTTACCACGCTCGAGTCTTTTCCGGCTCGACTCTTGACTTGTAAAGATTCAGCA gGCGCGGCTGTTAGTCAAAGGAATAATCAAATGAAAACTATGAGTCAAGTTATCTGGACACCCCCGAGTAAACCCGTAGCTATAACGTTCAG AGCCACATTTATTGAGACTTTTGAAACATTCTGGATAAACGTGGAAAAGAATCTCGTTCTACCCATTACACCAGTACGCCTACCCAGTACT GGAATTGCGATGACCCTTTTGGACATGTTTCTTGTGGTCCTCAATATG GGACTGCCTAATATATTCGATAGCGTCCGCCCCGGCCCCCTTTCTCGTTGTCTCAGTAAG GTGTCACGGATATGTTGCACTCTGCTGTGTACGGCAGTTGAAATAGCGGCTTTGGTCTTGTTTGTTGTGTCTCATCCTATACAA GTCCTTCTCGTGgctcttgtgtgtgtggtgatggtGATTAATTTCATACAGCTGGTGGTCGTCTTTCTGCCGTTTGGAGCCAACAATGAACT AAAGGAGATCCGCGGCCATGCTGTCAACGGGTGTTCTGTCGTCCATCTGATGTTTACAA TCGGCGTCATCTTCGTCGGTATTGTGAAGATCGTCGTCTGCGGAAAGAACGGCGCCGACTCTTGGCTTCTGCTAACGATGATCACTTTCACAGTCTGGGCTTTCCTGTTTGTAATTTGGGTTTTCGTAACCAATACTCAAAGAAACGCAATACTGGGGAGAAGAAAAATAG AGAGTCCAGAAAACAGTCAGAGTTGGAGGGAAGAAAGCAAAGAG AAGAACCTCTGTGGATGGATCCTCGCCGCTGTCTCAATCATCTTCATCGTTGGAAGCTTGTGCTTCACTGTTGCTATCATTGTTGGGCTAGTTGGATGTCAGAAAGAGGCTGGTGCATGA
- the LOC117729636 gene encoding chemokine XC receptor 1-like codes for MKETFNDTEYALDYEDEVCEKGEVVKFGSIAIPVFFSAVITLSLTGNLLVLVILALYENLKSLTNIFILNLAISDLVFTTGLPFWAIYHIWGWLFSEALCKIVTFVFFTGFYSSILFLTIMTIYRYLVVVHPLSSLSTLRLSTGVYVSLLLWIISIGAAMPSLLYSSLVSIPHNGTHSLGCEYETPRWKSIGVFQQNIFFLLTFVVMAFCYVQLLWKITRTRSHTKNRAVKLVFCIVAVFFLGWVPYNVVIFLRVLADKVVAPFHKCDTSINLDYAFYVCRLIAFSHCCLNPVFYALVGVKFRSHLKSLLLRLFIRRPAEEQQVRMQNFSHASML; via the coding sequence CCTGGACTACGAGGATGAAGTCTGTGAAAAAGGTGAGGTGGTCAAGTTTGGATCCATTGCCATTCCTGTGTTCTTCTCCGCTGTGATCACACTGAGCCTCACAGGAAACCTCCTCGTCCTTGTAATCCTTGCTTTGTACGAAAACCTCAAGTCCCTCACCAACATTTTCATCCTGAACCTGGCCATCTCTGACCTCGTCTTCACCACCGGTCTGCCCTTTTGGGCAATTTACCACATCTGGGGATGGCTGTTTTCAGAGGCCCTTTGCAAAATAGTGACTTTTGTCTTCTTCACTGGGTTTTATAGCAGCATCCTCTTCCTGACCATCATGACTATCTACAGGTATCTGGTAGTGGTCCACCCACTGTCCAGTCTGAGCACACTGAGACTCAGCACCGGGGTTTATGTGTCTTTGCTCCTGTGGATAATCAGCATTGGAGCCGCCATGCCCTCCCTGCTCTACAGCTCCCTTGTCTCGATCCCTCACAACGGTACACACTCCCTGGGCTGTGAGTACGAAACACCCCGGTGGAAAAGCATCGGTGTCTTCCAACAGAACATTTTCTTCTTGCTCACGTTTGTAGTGATGGCTTTCTGCTACGTTCAATTACTGTGGAAAATCACAAGAACAAGATCGCACACAAAGAACAGAGCCGTGAAGTTGGTCTTCTGCATCGTGGCGGTGTTCTTCCTCGGCTGGGTGCCGTACAACGTGGTCATCTTTTTGAGGGTTTTGGCCGACAAAGTGGTTGCACCATTCCATAAGTGTGACACAAGTATCAATCTCGACTATGCGTTCTACGTGTGCCGGCTCATTGCTTTCTCCCACTGCTGCCTGAACCCTGTCTTTTATGCGTTGGTCGGTGTGAAGTTCAGGAGTCACTTGAAGTCGTTGCTCCTCCGATTGTTCATTCGAAGGCCAGCTGAAGAACAGCAGGTTAGAATGCAGAACTTCTCGCATGCGTCGATGCTCTAG